The DNA segment AACGTTTTACTGTACACTTTTGTGGTGTTCCCAAGTCACAGACCTACAAGACTCATCAAAGAAGAATTCCACAGAATTGCAGGTATCAGTCTAagcaataattaatttatttagtatGAAGCTTTGAGACCTGAAGCACTAATCAgttaatttgatatattttagGGTTTCCAGGTGTGATTGGCTGCATAGATGGCACTCATATTCCTATCATAGCTCCTTCAGTAAATGAAGGAGATTATGTGAATAGGAAGTCTTTCCACAGCATTAATGTGCAGGTAGGCGTAAATAGTAGCCTTTAGCATTCCAAATGAAAGATACTTCACAATACAGCTACTGCAGCTAATTACTGTTCTGCACTGTGAAGATCATATGTGATGCAGCCCACATCATCAGCAACGTGGAAGCAAAGTGGCCTGGGTCTGTGCATGACTCGCGAATGTTTCGTGAGTGTACACTGAGTGCTAGATTTGCCTGtggtgagtttatatatatatagctatatccTATCATAATCAATATTTTGTTTCCTCCTATTGCAACTGAAAATTTAAACTGTATCCTCGTATTATCATAGGAGAGTTCGATGGTTACCTGCTCGGTGACAGAGGGTACCCCTGCCAGCCCTATTTGCTGACCCCTTACTCTGATCCTGAGCCCGGCCCGCAGCAACATTATAACTTGGCTCACTGCAGGACACGAGCCAGGGTAGAGATGACCATTGGGATGCTCAAGGCCCGGTTCCAGTGCCTTCGTAGGCTCAGGGTCACCCCAGAAAGGGCATGTGACATTATTGTGGCATGTGTGATTCTCCACAACATTGCCACAATTAGAGGAGAACAATGTCCTACTCAACCAGTGAACGATCCTGATAATGATCCTGACGCACGAGATGAAAGAGCAGTCAGAGACACAATATGCTACCATCATTTCTGACTGACCCATCACCTCCCCAGTGTCAAATAAAGACAATATGCCTTTCTTTTTATTAAGTCTTCTTTATTTCCTGCAAGTAcaaatgcagtacagtagttaatattttttatgttgttcAAACAAGTAACATCATCCACCTGTGGGCACCTCACCCACCTTTAACTGATGTTCCAGCAGTTGTATTTCTAGTTTTGCCTTTCGCATCTGCAGCCTTATGTGGTCcatttctaaattacatttttcaatttgtttatttaagtacACCTTGTACAGCTGTTTCACAGGGAGCTATAGGAACACAAAAAAATGACTTTGAATTTCACAGTGCCAGGTCTACTTAGTTTCATTGTAAGTCATGGGCCAATGCTGAACAACATCTTACTGAGGTAAGTTGTGCTGTGGAGGTGGATGGACCCTCTTCCTCATTGTAATTTCCAGCATCTTTTTCGCTCTTACAGAAAAAGAATGTGCAAGTTTTATTTTTGGTACAACACTATCATCAACTGTTAGATGTTACTTTTAAGGTGTGAACCTCAATAGGTCTCTCTGTATCTTCCCTCTCTGTGGCAGCTGACAAGGTGtcttcatcatcatcctcctgtAATGAAAATTACCAATTTTTGTGTTCTACTTTAACCCATTATGAAACATCTGTGGAGAATTAAGAGTACTTACAACTGCATGGAGGTCTGTTATGGCAGAAGGCAGtggtaatattactatagcttatgtcaaaagtctaatttatgacccttttgacctttttttgaccttataggtatgaatttatgaatatataatgagggggcgggGATTTTATATAGGCGTATGGAATATtggtattgatatatatatatatatatatatatatatatatatatatatatatatatatatatatatatatataaaacagacccTTTGTATTTAACaagtgcttataaacattaaatatttataaatgtaaaagagtttgaaaataaaataattactgttggtaggattcgaacccacgctgaCAATTGAGTCAAAAGGATCTTAAGTCCTTCgccttaaccactcagccacaacagtttttcttaaaacattaataaataaaaaataaatattaagctTACCGGGGGTTTCAGAGAATCAAGGTGGTATGGTGTTTGAGCAAAAGGTTGAACAGATGGAGACTAcgatgggtttttgttttttaaaggggcaagtctgggcatgtttttcagacctcataaaaaggaggaaaatatttgGGCAGTTTATTAGAGTGTTACACAAGATGTCTCATACCGTTGTTAGTTGCTGCTCAGAGAAAGTGGATCTTGAGGATCGGCaaatgtctgaacttataaaagcctttaaaaaaatgcacattagccctTCCACAGACGCAAAAGAAACCACGGCTTGTAAAAAAGTTTCAAGAGAGAGTCCAAGCAAGGGGCCTTCAAGCATCCGTCCCAAGGatcctctgtgtactgtacaacctcctctgtggactgaactgaaaacaaacatcaatgagaGAGAGGGGCGGATGTTTTAGGGTAACTCTGAAAACGCCCCTAGGGGCGGCGCCTCAAGGACCACCCATTCAAGGATCTCTGATAGGTCATCTCAAAGGATCCCCCACGGTGCCTGAGGCGTCAACACCCTCATAGGCCGAAACCTAATCTTGGGGAGCATACTAAAGGGGCTCCCCCACATGCccttttgattgaaggagtctgacaccatggcttctgcaaactttagatacttctctgaaaatgccaTTCTTGAACCTTGCgatcttgagatggattggaccagtgaagaaatgacccagcttataaaagactttgaaaatgtcccgCTCCTCAACCCTGCAGAGTCTGACGACGTTGACGGGGGCttaggcatctcttttgaaaaagtattaaagatctctatgggtctcgtggcttctctattggaagtgatcattgaccgtgatatGGTGAAAAATTGCCGTGGTTGCGAAATTGACCACCCGAGCCAGCTGagacacagctgcctttttgaagtggcccccaattattttgatcaacattttgaagaaatactagaaaaaatacacgtcccgtggctgaagcttctggtggctaaagctctagcttgtttcaattttcatccatctttgacaaaacttcagaaactggtggaagatattttaacagagctaagaccagaacacagcattagacgtaaactgattcatctacaagaaaccctggatgacaagacccgagacattgttaacaaaataaccaaagcttTCTACCATCGCAGTTTTACAAACCCTTGCGCTCCATTAGCATATTACGGggcctgtgactttgaaaatggggaacgtccagactccagcaaaactgaggaaaaccatggaggggctgctgtttgagttaatagctgagaaagtggcttgcaagagactctttcaaaacctgatccccgtaaatgtaaaaatgttcaacaatttaaaaagtgtaactgatttaatccGTAAAGATATTGATGCTCAAGAATGGTCAGAGTTggtaaatacacatgtaaaacactgtaaacccttaaatgcatttttaatgaatatattacctaaaatgtttgatgaaatagaagattgcaaatgtacacatatcattgttttgtatgcttatgtgactgatgtatgtttttataacatggccaggtttttaagagatgaagatatatcgatagttgtgcaaaatgtcgtggattatttagtgactaatcatgaatgtttgtgtaaaaactttataggtcttctaaaatgtcctaatcttcttgataaactgtgaataaaacttttgaacttCACACATATCTCTGAGGTGTTATgataaactttgaataaaaactttttgaaagtcATATTTGTCgcagttgtgttattttggttaaagatgacacatcagcgtatgaaaaaaatatactacaatccctcaaatcctggaggtttagggggtttacagactcttcaaagaGCTCTGAGGTCTGAGGGGcctaaagtctctgagagggtcttaactgactttttatcagagcaagactcatatacgttgcataagccctctaaaataaactttaaaagaaacaccgtatttgtatctaatatcgatACACAAtggcaagctgatttagtggatatgtctagcttgtcaaaagaaaatggaggttataagtacatgttaacatgtatagatatcttatccaaatatgcatgggtattacctttgaaaaataagtcatctaagaCGGTGACAGAGGCGTTCAAGAGGATCATCAGCGctggtaggaaacctaaaaaactacaaactgataaaggggcagaatttctaaacaaagcatttcagcacatgctaaaaaaaacataatattctacactttaccacggggaatgaactaaaagcatctattgttgagagatacaacaggactctgaaaacaaaaatgtggaaatatttcaccgcttttaacactcacaagtatatggataaactacaagaaatggtacaggcttataacaactccttccaccgtagtattcaaatgaaaccttcagaagttaatgaagataattcatttaaagtgtttaaaactttatactctaagaagaaaagccctaaacatataaagtttaagtttgccgttggtgacagcgtaagaatttcaaagttaagagctccctttataaaaggctatgaacagacgtttacagcagagatttttactataacagaatgtataccaagatttccacctgtgtataaactatgtgattatgatggagagcctataatgggcaccttttatgaaccagaattgcagaaaataaatgtcaagactgataggttgtttaggatagagaagatagttgctgagaaaaaggaaaatggcaaaaagtcttatctcataaaatgggccgggtggcctgaaaaatttaacagttgggtcgcGGGGCATCAGGTGGTGGATCTTAACAAGTACGgagtgtatttaattacacttaaaacattattcaagatgtctcaagactctttttatgtaaCTCTGCCTAGTAACGCTTCACAGGATGTTTTCCCTAAAAACGCTATATCcaattttactatcaaattggttaaaacactgaatctaccgggaaaatgggaagtttgcttagcagagattcaatatccccatacctgggataatataagccttaaagacagcacttttattacttatgatatagaaaatgcggtaaaacgtgattatactataccaaaaggatattatgagacccttcaggatGTAATAACGGCTATGAACGATGCCATGCTcggaaaaggactagatcagaaaggtgacaaAGCTCCCGatgaacaatataaaaatgatttgaaattagtctataaacctatagaaagacgaatttatataaaaagtactacgCCATATATGATTTATGCCAAAGAACATCTCGGACAAATGTTGGGGTTTCGTGagactataaagggtgaaactattGAACTATTGGGCCTTATTGAGGCTAAAGTGTATAGTGCTCATTTGAGGACCCTCTACCCAGCCGATATCAGAGCAGGATTTTATACCCTGTATGTCTATACtgatatcattacacatcaagccgTTGGAGATAGTTACGTGCCTCTTCTAAGGTATGtccctattaaaggcaaaaacaacgatataatcacggtaacttacgacagacctcattaCGTACCCCTCAGCAAGACCAACTTTGACACGTTAACTATACTAATTAAGACGGATcaaaacaagttagtgccattccgttttgggaaggttgtagtgaagttgcatttccgacctgtaaagcctcttttttacacctaattgaaaatgggccctaatggatatgtcaatccttatattaattattacaaaaatcaagcCGGTAATGGTTTGCCTGGATTTTCTGGAGCTCATGTAATGTACGGAGCGGGTATAGGGGGTATttttagaagtcttttcagaaaagctttaccgttacttagaaggggttttgaaatagttaaacctcattttaaatcagcagctaaaaatattgttagtgacgtagtgtcaaatgtcctaacaagtcataaccctcatagccaCAAGAGCCAGTCAGGGGAGGGATTGATGGTGATGTCCAGAGGATACAAGAGAAAACGTAGCAAACCCCCAGGATCTCGCTATCATCCACACAAAAAGGCTAAACCAGCTACATTGAGGTCATTTAGTAGCGGTAATCGGAGAAGGAGTAAGAAACCAAAGACTCCCAGAACAACGAAAAAGatcttttaaatcatgacgctggtacatcatatgtctcaagaatgtgtgaaatcagaattggatctgtttactataccttatacccagacaagtattgaaaaaaacctttatgtggaaattccccccctgtctgccttgtctgACACGGCCCCACTCGAATTTTACATAGCGGGAAATGGGgaagattatcttgatttgaataatactcttttaagactttcatgcaaaattactagggcTGATGGCGCCGATTTAGTTGGAGGCAGTATAGTTGGTATTATCAATTACCCtgtagctaccatgttttcacaaTGGATATAACTTTAGGAAATCGCTtagtcaaagcagtaatacttatccttaccgcagcattatagaagcaatgctaaactttagtaAGGACACTCTAGAATCTCAATTCACTGCGGgttgttttacaaagataccccaggacaCATGGATGAGGCTGATCCTGCAGGGGCTAATGAAGGTCTAGTTAAACGGCATGCTTTTACCAGAATGAGCCATACCGTTGAACTTTTAGGACCACTGCAtgcggatatattttttcaagagaaactcatgCTAAATGGTattgacctgaaaattaaaatggtgagggccaatgacactttttgtttaatgtctgatgccgcagaagagttcaaacttaaaattttagaagcctctctctatattaaaaaagtaaaagtgtcccctgaggtcagaattgcccaagctcaggccttgatgacctCTAATGCCAGATATCCTATTGATAGAGTGTCTATGAAAGTTTTTAGTATTCCTAGAGGGAGCAGGGTCtgtaatcaggagaatttgtttctggggcagttaccaaagtttgtggttattggtttaacaGATAATGACGCTTTTAGTGGTTCCTACGCTAAAaacccttttaactttaaacactatgcagggaactttatagctatgtacgtcgatggtgaacaagtcccctcaaaacctttacaaccccactatacagcaagacacaaccccgtcagggaatattacagtctaatacaagccacgggtagacatctcaaagacaaaccgctgataattgataggtcagactttattagaggctatacgctctatgcatttgatttgacccttgatcaagaatgtggagatcatttttccttagtgaaaaatggtaatatgcgccttgaaatgcgttttgccaatgctctgccagagactgtgaatatgattgtttatgctgtttttgagaacgtgattgaggtttcccaccaaagagctgttctctttgattactgaaaagtttgatacaacattgatccttttaaaaatgaataccactCAGCTTACAGCATTGCTATCCAGCAACCCAttgactgcaaagtatttttatggggttctagctagtgatcaactacctaaaggaaaaataaaaaaaactgccggCGATACTCATTGTCAACACTGACCCCCAGAATTATCCGGGAGAACACTGGCTAGGGATTTATCTAAAagaagagggacagggagagtttttttattcttacggtaaccctccagattttatttattttcctaagactatctcaaactttttagacaacaacgccaaacaaacagtgtacaataatcagcctctacaaggtcttatgaccacgacctgcggccatcactgtgttttctttgtacatcatcgagccaaaggacttacttaccctgaggttatggcgctctacagctctgatttaaacaaaaattatctgatggtgtcccaatttatacgttgtatgtctaaccctaaaaaacagaactgtataaatatattttcatgcgtgcagtgtgtcaagactcatcatgattttaaaaaatgttatgaaagttaatcttcaaaaaaacttatgacaatgtagatggtgaataaatatttttattgctgtaaagacatatatatatatatatatacatatatatcagacattgtttatataacatttgcatgaatatacaacaaaatgtatcagacaatgtttacacagcatttgcatgaatatacaacaaaatgtaaagatatgtaaactcaataaaaacagtaacatcttaataaGTTTCCCATAACTgctgcctttttttctgcttcttatgCATATGGGTCTCTAAGGGTCGTTTTTTATAAGCTTCTATGAGTTgtcgtgtttgagaattaggtactgtagaataggGGACATTTATTACAGACAAACCTTTGATGAATTCGGCCCATCCTACAGGTAACCTATGTACAGGGATATGGGTATGCCCCGTtgcagccctgattaaatcaaccatatgcgaccctctaatgttcttgcccctaagaatgaattccccttgatcattccatgaggtaaccaaagcattctgagacatagcatttaaaataaaattagcatttttcttagatctggagggAACGCTACTCATAACAGCAGTCACTATCTTAGATTCAGATTCTGCTGCCGGTTGGGCCGTTTCCTCAGAGGGGGGTGTAATTAATGTCAGGGTATTaaactctttttcactctgtttaagcaaggttagatatctctgtaaggagctggtgtatagcttaactttctcatggtcactgatgtcagttctaagtagaatgcttttcatttcagtcAAGTTGGCtttcaactgcttttttaataggCTCGGGGTGCTGGGGCTCAGGCTGTCGAAGTCTATCGAGTTGATGTTGtggtatcagaaacattttctgggagtgagtcattttttacaaattaactttgaggcgttaagagtcctgataaaaaaggcaatgcaatccttattaaagcgccaataaaaccaccactctgattcacagtttttttcttctttttaattgaatggttcttattgcataggctctttataacccgccgctgctttttgagagtgtttaactgactcgaagttaaggggatgtgaccctttaaggcatttaaggcaatttccacaatagatttgataaaatcgtctgaagcgtttcgtaaaattgctcttctctgatgagcagagctatgaactatgctctttaagagatggagcttacgttttattctagccgacatgctgCGCTGTTGCAAagcctagataaataaaagttttagcgcAATAACCGGCCGCTTATAAGTGTTTTGTCTTGGTATTTCTCATGATATAAGCAACTggccaatcaggagtaaataaaccagttcttagaCGGTATGCTTCGGGGGTTAGTGCCTTCaagtctattaaaagataaccatagggtttttttgtcgcatcttcaaacgcttctaagaaaaacttggagttACCGGGGTACATCTGACGGGCTAgtgtgttgatttgaagtttatctcgagggtttttaaacagaataatgtaattggcattcaagtttatggtacgactcatttttccttgaaaaaacaaattttgaaccaaatacagcatgcataaattcctatgatgaacgtattttgtaaaagctttctgtatttcatcattttcgaTAGCTGCGTCCATCAAGTCATCTACAAtgagtaaattgattttgttaggaggcattaaattatcatcggttaatgaatctggtatgccttcaataaatttgatatttttaaatttaagtgccAATTCATTGTATAGTGCCTGCCAGCAGCTATAACACCAAATGATATTCTCAGGGGTTTGGGAAAAGatctgttgagagttttctaaaagctgcttcacaaaataacttttgcctGAATTGGAGGGGCCCGATATTATAGCTGCAAAAGGTACGGATAGTCTAATATCAAAACCATCTTCAGTATCCATAAGGAAGAGATGTAAAATCAGACCGCAAGACTCGCttattgtagactatttgaaaggttttctggagtggtttgttttccaattgaaattcttttttattacggtgaatctgggagccacgaatcatgatatgctccgagggggtgtttctatcatgattcacaaagttttgtacaaggtcttttaatgaagcgaggttaattaatttggaattctcatagtttagggtaatcccctttactttgagacatgtttttccaTTGTTTGTGACGTATCCATATGTTTTAGGGCCCCctgacacaaactctgtaatgtattccCCCGGCTTTAACTCGCTAGTTAAATCACCAAGATAATCGCCTAGTTCTGGACGCCAAGTCTGGGGCCTGCTGACAAAGATTACAGAGTccgtatcatgatacagacagcGACCCTGCAGACGATCCAAGAGGTTATAGAGCTCTAGCCGGGCGTAAGCGGTTGTAAATGCCGCTATGAATACGTTTACATTACCTGTgggagtataggtatcagaagcgtaacgccactgaacctgagccaccgtatcacttacaaaacaaaaatgcgaaacctgatatctttttgaaaagagataatggaaaaactggtcaggatcctTTACCAAGCTTGTAGAGAGCTGGTTAGTTCTCTGGGCTAGTTTTCCCCACAAACTATTGAGGCATAGTTTGGAGATTTGTCTTTTAGCTggattaacattaatgttttgaggatctaattgaaccccctctttctgaaaatattcagcaatataacgctctttacgctcctcatcggtacaatgagcagggtaacctgaactttcctgtttccccttgagatgactattaatgtaacctgtaaagagagtgtcagatttctgaggaaaatgccaaacttcatgtattttagacactttgtaacctttctcaagagctttgACTACCTCTACACTGCACCATGTCCCTGTCAaggctctttctccagaggtatgATTACATACCCCAGTCTGGTTTAGTGTTTCCGCGCATGAGcggcagagggtaaacattaatttaccacagatgcgggctggcagtacagggaaataaagacccctaggaggcagaacagttaatttgaacaatCCAAAGTACTGGCTCAAGTCttaaattatggtaaattatggCAGGATGGTCTACGgggtacacttttgttttgttaacaaacggatacaagctagtgaaatcaaagtattccaccctttcattttcctgggccacatgatgtaatgtaatggcatttgtacgACCCCCAAACAGAGCCTCACGAGGATTTATACGTTCTGGAAAATCAGAACGAACCAGAAAATCGTGAACTTTAGGCTGTTTTTTCAGTgtgttccattcatgttcccaaataactctgacttccaacccgtaaaccttttgcaatgtttcaatcttttcatcaaagtgatgacACATCGTACCACACGATACTTTGCTTAAGGGGTTTACATCGGCCGAATCATAGCACAAGGGAC comes from the Acipenser ruthenus chromosome 13, fAciRut3.2 maternal haplotype, whole genome shotgun sequence genome and includes:
- the LOC117417979 gene encoding uncharacterized protein LOC117417979 isoform X2, producing the protein MFTLCRSCAETLNQTGVCNHTSGERALTGTWCSVEVVKALEKGYKVSKIHEVWHFPQKSDTLFTGYINSHLKGKQESSGYPAHCTDEERKERYIAEYFQKEGVQLDPQNINVNPAKRQISKLCLNSLWGKLAQRTNQLSTSLVKDPDQFFHYLFSKRYQVSHFCFVSDTVAQVQWRYASDTYTPTGNVNVFIAAFTTAYARLELYNLLDRLQGRCLYHDTDSVIFVSRPQTWRPELGDYLGDLTSELKPGEYITEFVSGGPKTYGYVTNNGKTCLKVKGITLNYENSKLINLASLKDLVQNFVNHDRNTPSEHIMIRGSQIHRNKKEFQLENKPLQKTFQIVYNKRVLRSDFTSLPYGY